A DNA window from Eriocheir sinensis breed Jianghai 21 chromosome 22, ASM2467909v1, whole genome shotgun sequence contains the following coding sequences:
- the LOC127002064 gene encoding cell cycle checkpoint protein RAD17-like, translating into MASKRPQTKGSPWVVSSFADFGFSSSPPSDKKVIKRPREPGGHSRRNQKHQRSLQGSSTLWVDLYSPSTRDDLAVHKKKVQEVESWLVESASGVKGRKLLLLTGPSGCGKTATVRVMAREAGLNLLEWTNPTTTPYNNTFMEREDNSWRPDDTVAPVNQTTQFWDFLMRCSKYSSVCSAGKAGNLVCVEDFPNALLRDPPSFHSMLRKYSQRSNGSPLVFIMSDSTQQYGSVKHLFPPDLQQQLSIVNIAFNPIASSLMVKALSCILSVEGASEGGWGHAQPTKEVLSALVEASGGDIRSAINALQFATKKDVGNIEGLFSDSSKKEKPGRRGKKNTKSKSASTEEAHVAVGGKDASLFLFRALGKVLYCKRISDKGVTEPLPKHLKEHERLPLQEVPESIYEKTSMGASSFSLFLHQNYLPFFTDIDSVARAAHYLADSDVLSAYWMDRDVLEGYSTSLTARGLMHPNKGGSSGGGWRPLTRPQWYSVTKQMQQHSAALKLEHCRHSLTMEELVTDLVPLKCKILSGSSYTIQEVGRLSNTRRMHYLERLGELDVTNTITEEEERETATLTALTEPQEAADSRQAEEDLEDEELTIEDPDED; encoded by the exons ATGGCAAGCAAGAGACCACAAACAAAG GGCTCACCGTGGGTGGTGTCAAGCTTTGCAGACTTTGGCTTCAGTTCGTCCCCTCCATCAGACAAGAAGGTGATCAAACGTCCCCGAGAGCCAGGTGGACACTCCAGGAGGAATCAGAAGCACCAGCGCTCTCTACAG GGCAGCTCGACATTGTGGGTAGACCTGTACTCTCCCTCCACACGCGATGATCTGGCTGTTCACAAAAAGAAGGTGCAGGAGGTTGAGTCATGGCTGGTGGAGAGTGCTTCTGGAGTGAAG GGACGGAAGCTGCTGCTCTTGACGGGGCCCTCAGGATGTGGGAAGACAGCCACAGTGCGCGTCATGGCCAGGGAGGCGGGACTCAACCTGCTGGAGTGGACCAACCCAACGACAACGCCTTACAACAACACCTTCATGGAGCGAG AGGACAACAGCTGGCGGCCAGACGACACGGTGGCGCCCGTCAACCAGACCACACAGTTCTGGGATTTCCTGATGAGGTGCAGCAAGTACAGCAGTGTGTGCAGTGCGGGCAAGGCCGGCAACCTGGTGTGTGTGGAGGACTTCCCCAACGCTTTGCTCAGAGATCCTCCGTCCTTCCATTCTATGCTAAG GAAGTACAGCCAGCGGAGTAACGGCAGTCCACTCGTCTTCATCATGTCAGACTCCACACAGCAGTACGGCAGTGTCAAGCATCTCTTCCCTCCTGACCTCCAGCAGCAACTCTCCATTGTCAACATAGC GTTCAACCCTATAGCGAGTAGCTTGATGGTGAAGGCTCTGAGTTGCATCCTGAGTGTGGAGGGTGCCAGTGAGGGCGGCTGGGGTCATGCACAGCCCACCAAAGAGGTTCTCAGTGCCCTGGTGGAGGCTTCCGGAGGGGATATACGCAGTGCCATCAATGCCCTACAGTTTGCCAccaagaaag ATGTGGGGAACATTGAGGGCCTCTTCTCTGACTCATCCAAGAAAGAGAAGCCTGGGAGGAGAGGCAAGAAAAACACCAAGTCAAAGTCTGCAAGCACTGAGGAAGCACATGTGGCCGTGGGGGGGAAGGAtgcgtctctcttcctcttcagggCACTGGGCAAAGTTCTCTACTGCAAAA GGATCTCAGACAAGGGAGTGACGGAACCCTTACCCAAGCACCTGAAGGAGCATGAGAGGCTGCCGCTGCAAGAGGTTCCTGAGAGTATCTATGAGAAGACGTCCATGGGCGCCTCCAGCTTCAGCCTCTTCCTGCACCAGAACTACCTGCCCTTCTTCACAGACATCGACAGTGTTGCAAGGGCCGCTCACTACCTCGCAGACTCCGATGTGTTGAGTGCATACTGGATG GACAGAGACGTGTTGGAGGGCTACTCAACATCCCTCACTGCGAGAGGCTTGATGCACCcgaacaaaggaggcagctctggGGGAGGCTGGCGGCCCCTCACACGCCCCCAGTGGTACTCTGTCACCAAGCAGATGCAGCAGCACTCGGCAGCACTCAAGCTGGAGCACTGCAGGCACTCACTCACCATGGAGGAGCTTGTGACAGACCTGGTGCCTCTCAAGTGCAAGATTCTAAGTG GGTCATCATACACCATCCAGGAGGTGGGCCGCCTATCAAACACAAGGAGGATGCACTACTTGGAGCGTCTTGGGGAGCTGGAcgttaccaacaccatcaccgaggaggaagagagagagacagcgaccCTAACTGCCCTCACTGAGCCCCAAGAAGCTGCCGACAGCAGACAGGCTGAGGAGGACCTGGAGGATGAGGAGCTGACTATAGAAGACCCAGATGAGGACTGA